The sequence ACATAGGAAAAGTAGTTTTTAAAAAATAAGTAAATTTTAATAATTTAAAATTATTTTTTTGTTATCAATTAAACGAGTATTTCCCAACCATACAGATGCTAGAAGAATAACTTTTTTGACTTTTTTAGATGGATGTTCTAAATTTTTATAATCGTATATGTCGAATATGTCAACAGAAAATCCTTTTTTTATTAATAATATTTTAGATTCATGAATAATTTTAGGTCTAATATTATCATCTTCTTTTATAATTTTTTCACATGTTTTTTTTATGATTTTATATAAATAAGGTGCTATTTCATTTTCTTGGGAACTTAAATAATTATTTCTTGAACTTAAAGCTAATCCATTTTTTAGTCGTATTGTAGGTAAGCTAATTATTTTTATCATATAATTCAACTCCTTTACAAGGATTTTTATAATTAATAATTGTTGATAATCTTTTTCTCCAAAAAATGCAAAATCTGGTTGTATAAAGTTAAATAACTTAGTAATAATTGTCGTAACGCCTCTAAAGTGTCCAGGTCGTGATTGACCTTCTAAAATTTTAGATAATTTGATAACCTCAACAAATGTTTGATGTTCTATGCCATTCGGGTATATTTCATTTATATGAGGAAAAAAAAGGATATCTACGTGGTATTTTTTTAATATTATAGAATCTTTCATAAAAGTTTTAGGGTAATTTTTCAGGTCTGATAAATTATCAAATTGCATTGGATTAATAAAAATACTTACTATAATGATATCCGAATATTTTTTTGCTAATAGTATTAATTTTATATGACCATCATGTAAATTACCCATTGTAGGAACTAGTCCTATTTTTTTATTTGATTTTTTAAGAATTTTTATTTCTTTATATAGTACTTTTATTGTTTTTATAATATGCATATTTACTCCATTTTTTAAAAACTATGTTTTTTGCTAGGATAAATACTATGTTCCACTTCATATATATACTTTTGAATTGCTTTTTGAATGCTATCGCTCTCTGAGAGAAAATTTTTTGTAAAACTAGGTGTTTTTCCTTCAGTAATACCTAATAAGTCATGCATCACAAGAATTTGTCCATCAGTATTTTTACCTGATCCTATTCCAATAACTGGAATTGATAAACTTTCAGTAATCTTTTTTGCTAGTTTTTCTGGAATACATTCTAATATAAGCATATTAATTCCAGATTCTTCTAATAATAATGCTTCATCTATTAATTTATTAGCGTCATTTTCTTTTCGTCCTTGAACTTTATAGCCACCTAAATAATGAAAAGATTGAGGTATTAAACCAATATGACCGCAAATTAATATTAATCTATTAGATAGTTCTCTAATAATTTCAATTAGCCATTTTCCACCTTCCATTTTTATCATATTTGCACCAGATCTTATAATTTTTGCTGTGTTTTTAAGAGCCTGTTTAGTGTCATAATAAGACATAAAAGGTAAATCAGATATTAAGAACGTATTAGGAGCTCCTTTTCTGACAGCTTTTGTATGATATGCAATATCTTCAATCTTCACTGGTAAAGTAGAAGTGTGACCTTGTATAGTCATTCCAAGAGAGTCTCCTATAAGTATGACAGGAATGCCACAATTAGAAAACAATCTAGAAAAACTAAAATCATAAGCTGTAATAGCTGCAAATTTTTTTTTATTTATTTTCCAATTCTTTAATTGAGAGATTGTAATGGACTCCATGTTAGCTCCGTTTAATGATATTATTATTATAATGTATGTGAAATTAATAAAGGATATCCGAATTAGTTTTTCAAATTAGTCGAATATCCTTGTTTAAATGTTTTAATCTATAAAACTAACCAGTCATTTGTTTTTCTCTAATTTCTGCTAACGTTTTACAATCAATACATAGATCGGCAGTAGGTCTAGCTTCTAAACGACGAATTCCAATTTCAACACTACAGGAGTTACAGTAGCCAAAATCTTTTTCTTTGATTTTTTTTAAAGTTATCTCAATTTTTTTAATTAATTTTCGACTACGATCACGATTTCGCAAATCTAAACTAAATTCTTCTTCTTGTGTAGCACGATCAATAGGATCTGGAAAATTTGTCGCGTTATCTTGTATATAGAGTAGAGTATGGTTAATTTCATCTTGTAATTGAGTTTTCCATGTCTCAAGAATTTTATAAAAATGCAGTATTTGATCTTTATTCATGTATTCTTCATCTATTTTTTTTTGATAAGGTTGCAAACCAGCAATAGAAAGAACATTTAAAGATGATGTTTTTTTGTTTTTTTCTTTTTCCATAGCTCTCTCCGAAGATAATATTTTTACTAAATATCAAATATAAAGAAAAATTTTAAATAAAATATTTTTTTTAAAGTATATTAAAAATATAATTTTCTTATTTTATTTGTAAAGAAATTATTATAATAAACTATGTTAACATAAAATATAATTAAATATTTTTTTATATAATTCTATTTATTTATCAAGTCATAAACAGTTCTTTTTGAGAATAAATTCATTATTTTATCAATATTCATAATAGGGTTCTTTTTAAATGGTGGCAAAAAATGTTAAAACATTTGCTTTAGGAGTTGAATATGATGGTAGTTATTACCATGGATGGCAACGTCAAAAAATTTTACCTAGTATTCAAGAAGAAATCGAAAAAGCTTTATCTATAATTGCTAATCATAAGATTGATGTAGTGTGTGCAGGTAGAACTGATGCTGGTGTTCATAGTATAGGACAAGTGATACACTTTAAAACTACAGCTAATAGAAAAAAATCTTCTTGGTCGATAGGTGTAAATAGTTATCTTTCTGAAAATATTTCTGTTGTATGGGTAAAAGAAGTTACAGAAAATTTTCATGCTCGTTATAGTGCTATTACACGTTCTTATCGTTATATAATATATAATTATAGTCTTCGTTCTGCTATTTTTCAAACAAAATTAAATCATATTTATAGAAAACTAAATGTAGACAAAATGAATTTTGAAGCTCAATTTTTATTAGGAGAGCATGATTTTACATCTTTTAGAGCACTCGGTTGTCAATCACATTCTCCTTGGAGAAATATTACAAAATTAAATGTATTTCGTTTTCATAACTGGGTAGTCGTGGATATTACTGCTAATTCTTTTTTACATCATATGGTGCGTAATATTGTTGGTTCCTTAATTGAAGTGGGAATATCTAAAAAAAAAGAATATTGGATAAAAGATTTATTGGAAAAAAAAGATAGGAGTCACGCAGGAGCCACTGCACCAGCTAAAGGTTTGTATTTAGTATATGTAGAATATCCCTTACATTTTAATTTACCGAGATCAGCATATACTTCTATTTTCTTTAAATAAAAAAATTAAAATTATTTTTTATTTATTAATTTTTAGAAAAATATTTTCGATAAAATTTCAGGGGTTTATTGATGTTTTTTAATTTTAAAAAATATTTTCTTATAAAAGTATTTTTTTTTGTATTAATTTTAACGCTTTGTTATGGGTTATATTTATACGTTAAGATAAATCGATTCATAAATGGAAAAGTATGGAATTTTCCCACTTCAATATATGGACGTATAGTTAATTTAGAACCAGGAAATTCATATTCTCAAAAAGAAGTATTACACTTGTTGAAAAGCACAATGTATAGAAAAGTAGATTTAGTTATGTTGCCAGGAGAATACAGTATAAAAAATAATACTATAGAATTTATACGACGTGCTTTTGATTTTCCTGATATACGAGAAGATGAATTTCATGCGCGATTGTATTTTAATAAAGATACTTTAGTAAAAATTAAAAACATTGACAACAATCATGATTTTAGTTTTTTTCGTTTAGAGCCCAAACTAATTGCTATGTTAAAATCTCCTGAAGCAAAAAAACGAATGTTTATTCCTCGCAATCAATACCCGGAAATGTTAGTTAAAACATTACTAGCTATTGAAGATAAGTATTTTTATGAGCATGATGGAATTCACTTATCATCTATAGGTCGAGCTTTTTTAGTAAATCTAATGGCTGGCCGCACAATTCAAGGTGGTAGTACTCTCACTCAACAACTTATAAAAAATTTATTTTTAACCAATACTCGTTCAATATTACGAAAAATAAATGAAATCTATATGGCTTTAATTTTAGATAGATTTTATACAAAAGATCGAATTTTAGAATTGTATTTAAATGAAGTTTATTTAGGACAAGATGGTGATGAACAAATTAGAGGTTTTCCTCTTGCTAGTATTTATTATTTTGGTAGACCAATAAATGAATTGAATTTAGAACAATATGCTTTATTAGTTGGTATGGTCAAAGGTGCCTCTTTATATAGTCCTTGGACTAATCCTAATCTTGCATTAAAAAGAAGAAATTTGGTTTTATTTTTATTGTATAAACAAAAATATATTACAAGAAAAATTTATAAAGATTTATGTAAACGATCTTTAAATGTTCAGCCTAAAGGGAATATTATTTCATCTCATCCTTCTTTTATACAACTTGTATGTGAAGAATTTCACAAAAAAATTTATAATCCTATTAAAAATTTTCCGGGAACAAAGATATTTACTACTCTTGATTATACTTCACAAAATGCAGTAGAACAAGCAGTAAAAATCGAAATACCTATATTAAAAAGAAAAAAAAGACTAAAGGATTTAGAAGTTGCTATGATCGTTATAGATAGATTTACAGGAGAAGTTCAAGCTCTTATTGGCAGTTCTAAACCAGAATTTAATGGTTACAATCGTGCTTTAAAAACTCGGCGTTCTATTGGTTCATTATCTAAACCTATAACATACTTAACTGCTTTATCACAACCAGAGAAATATCATTTAAATACTTGGATTTCTAATTATCCTCTTTCGATTAAATTAGATAGTGGTCAATATTGGACACCAAAAAATAATAATTTTTCTTTTAGTAAAAAAGTGCTCTTGTTAGACGCATTAATTCATTCAATTAATATTCCCACAGTTAATCTCAGTATAAATATAGGTTTGAAAAAATTAGTTGATAGCTGGTTGCTTTTAGGCATTTCTAAAAAATACATTACTCCTCTGCCATCAATATCTTTAGGTGCTATCAATTTAACACCTTTTGAAATAGCACAAGTTTTTCAAATAATTGGAAGTGGTGGTTATAAGTCGTCTTTATCATCAGTAAGATCAATTATATCTGATGATGGTAAAGTGCTTTATCAGAATTTGCCTCAATCAATACATATAGAATCTTCTGAAGCTTCTTATTTAACACTATACGGTATGCAACAAGTAGTTAAGAGTGGAACTGCAAAATCATTAGGAACCATTTTTAAAGAATTTTCTTTAGCTGGAAAAACTGGTACTACAAATAATTTAGTTGATAATTGGTTTGTCGGAATTGACGGGAAACAAATTGTCATTACTTGGATAGGAAGAGATAATAACCACACAACAAGATTATATAGTTCTTCTGGTGCAATGCAAATTTACAAGAGATACCTTCAATATCAGCGTCCAGTACCACTAGTATTAAAAGCTCCAAACAATATTAATATGTTTTATATTAACAATCTAGGAGAATTATTTTGTAAAAAAAATAATCAGCACAATCGAATGCTACCAATATGGTCGATAAAAAATAAAAAAATTTGTAATGATAAATTATCAGAACGTTTTTCCATAAAAAAGAAAAAAAATTTTTTGTTTTGGTTGAAAAACTTGTTTTAAAATAAAAAATAAAATTTTTATTCAAGAGAGATGGTATAAATCTATATTAAAACTTAAATTCTATTTAACTATCTATTATCAATATTTATTTTAGAGTATTTTATTAAATTGAATTTTTAGTTATGTTTTGCATTAATTAAAATAGAATCATTAATCAGTTCATTTGAATAATAATAAAAAATTTTTAACTTTTACTTAATTTGAAAAATTTTAATGTGAGAATTTATACATGTTAATTCAATTTTTAACTAAAATATTTAGTAACCATAATAATCGAATTTTAAAAAAGTTCAAAAAAATAGTTTTATCTGTCAATAAATTAGAAAAAAACTTTGAAAAGTTATCAGATAAAGAATTACAAGCACAAACAGAACTGTTTCGTTTACGATTAAGAAATGGTGAAACTTTAGATGATATATTACCAGAAGCGTTTGCTTTAGTCAGAGAAGCGAGTAAACGTGTTTTTAGCATGCGTCATTTTGATGTTCAAATTCTTGGCGGAATTGCTTTGAACAAACAATGTATTGCAGAAATGCGTACAGGTGAAGGAAAAACTCTAACATCCACATTGCCGGCTTATTTAAATGCATTAAATGGAAAGGGTGTACACATAGTAACCATGAATGATTATTTAGCTCGTAGAGATGCTGAAAAAAATACTCCTTTATTTGAATTTTTGGGTTTAACAGTAGGTTTAAACTTATCCGAAATGTCTTTTTTTTCTAAACGTAAAGCTTATTTATCTGATATCACTTATGGTACAAATAACGAATATGGTTTTGATTATTTACGTGATAATATGGTTTTTTCTCCTGAAGAAAGAGTACAAAGAAAATTAAATTATGCTTTAGTTGATGAAGTAGACTCGATTTTAATAGATGAAGCTAGAACACCTTTAATTATTTCAGGACCCTCAGAAGATAGTTCTGAATTATATAAAGAAATTAATAAAATTGTTCCTTTTTTAAATTCTCAAAAAAAAGAAGATTCAGATATTTTTTGTGGAACAGGAGATTTTTCTATTGATGAAAAATCAAAACAAATCTATTTAACAGAAAGAGGATTGATTAAAGTTGAGAAAATATTATTTGATAAAAAATTAATGAATACAGGTGAATCATTATATTCTTCAAATAATATAATATTAATGCATCATGTATTATCTGCACTGCGTGCGCATAAATTATTTGTTCGAAATGTTGATTATCTTGTAAAAGATAATAGTGTGATTATTGTTGATGAACATACAGGTCGCACTATGCCAGGAAGAAGATGGTCAGATGGATTACATCAAGCAATAGAAGCAAAAGAGAATGTTTCTATAAAAAATGAAAATCAAACTTTAGCATCTATTACTTTTCAAAATTATTTTCGTTTATATGAAAAAATAGCAGGTATGACGGGTACTGCTGAAACTGAATCGTTTGAGTTTAACTCTATTTATAATCTTGATACTATTGTAATACCAACAAATAGAAAAATGATACGTAAAGATTTTCCAGACTTAGTATATATGACTGAAAAAGAAAAAATCAATGCTATTATTCAAGATATACAAAAATGTATAAAATTAAATCAACCTGTTCTAGTTGGAACTGTATCTATTGAGAAGTCAGAAATTATTTCTAAAGAATTGTTAAAATTAAATATTAATCACAATGTTTTAAATGCTAAGTTTCATGCTAAGGAAGCTGAAATTATAGCACAAGCAGGTAAACCTGGATCAATTACCATTGCTACTAATATGGCGGGTAGAGGTACAGATATAGTTCTTGGTGGTAATTTAGAAGTTGAATTAAATAAATATAAAAATATAACTTCAAGGAAAATTGAAGAAATTAAAAAAAAATGGCAATCAGAACATGATTTAGTTGTTTCTGCTGGAGGACTACATATAATTGGCACCGAACGCCACGAATCACGCCGTATTGATAATCAATTAAGAGGGCGTTCTGGTCGTCAAGGAGATACTGGTTCTTCTCGTTTTTATCTTTCTATGGAAGACTCATTAATGCGAATTTTTGCGTCTGATAAAATTGTTCATATGATGAAAAAATTAGGATTAGCTTTTAATGAAGCAATCGAGCATTCCTGGGTAACAAAAGCAATAGAAAACGCTCAAAAAAAAGTAGAAAATCGAAATTTTGATATTAGAAAACAGCTACTAGAATACGATGATGTTATTAATGAACAACGTAGTGCAATTTATTCTCAACGTAACAAATTAATTGATGCAAGAGATATAAAATTAATGATTTATGATATTTTCAAAGATGTTTTAAAAAAAAACATTATTTTATATATACCTAAAAATACATTTCACGACAAATGGAATATTACTGATTTAAAAGATAAATTAAATATAGATTTTTATTTAAATGCGCCTATTTTAGATTGGATAAATATAGAACCAAATTTAACAGATAAAAAAATTATAAAAAGAATAATTGATTTTGCTAGAATTAATTATAAAAATAAAGAAATATTAATTGGTTCAAACAATATGCGTATCATAGAAAAAATTATTATGTTGCAAACATTAGATTCACTTTGGAAAGAGCATTTAGCAGCTGTAGACTATCTCAGACAAGGTATTCATTTACGCGGTTATGCTCAAAAAGATCCGAAACAAGAATATAAACGAGAATCTTTTAATATGTTTTCTAGCATGTTAGAATTATTGAAATTTGAAGTAGTTTCATTTCTTAGTAGAATTAATTCATCTTATGCAAAAAAATATATAGATTTAAATAAACATTTAGTAATAACTCATAATAATACTATGAAAATTAGCAGAAATTCACCTTGTTTATGTGGTTCAGGGAAAAAATACAAGTATTGTCATGGTAGTTTGTAACTATTAATTTTTTTTATAAAACAAGAAAATCTTTTTTATAAAGGATAGACTCTGTGAATTATGTAGAAGCTGCAATTGGAATTATTATCAAAAAAAAAGGTTTATATTACTAGAGGGAAATATAAAAAAAATATATGGGAATTTCCAGGAGGAAAAGTTAAAAAACATGAAAACATAGTACATGCATTAAAGAGAGAATTATTAGAAGAAGTTGGAATTATTGTCTTAAAAATTAATTTTTTTCAATATATAGAATATATTTATCCTGAAAAAAAAATAAAATTATACTTTTTTTTAAAAAAAAAATGGAAAGGGCGACCTTATAGTATTGAGGGCTATACTTATCTTTGGAAACGTTTATGTCATTTAAGAGCTTTGGATTTTCCACTTGCAAATCATAGTGTCATAAATGCTCTTAAAAAAAATAATATTTTAATAAAATTTCGTTAAAAAATTCTTTTTGATGTTTATTGTTTTATTTTTATTATATATTCTTGATAAATGTGAATAAAGCAAATTAAAATAATAAATATATAGATTAATTTTTTTAAAATTTTTTTTATTAAAAATAATATCATCTGATAAAGAAATTCGGGTTTTTCTACTAGATTGTAACGCAATAATTTTTTTAGCTTCTAAAAAGCTAATTTTGTCTCTTCTGACTGTGCGTTTTATTTGTTCTTTTACAGGAGTATCAATTAAAAGAATTCGATGAGCTTTTTTTTCTAATTTTTTTTCAACTAGCAGTGGTACCACCCATAAACACCAATTAGATTGTGTCATTTTTATTTGATGTTTGGATTCTTGATAGATTTTAGGATGCAATAGATTTTCTAACCATAAACGATGATGATGATTATTAAAAACATACTGTCTAAGTAGCAATCGATTAATAGAATTATCTATATTTAATATTTTCTTTCCAAATTTTCTTTTAATAGAAAATGATACTTGTAGATTTTTTTCTATTATGTTTTTTGCAATAATATCTGTATCAATAACGTTAATACCTATTTTTTTAAAACCATTAGAGATAGTAGTTTTTCCACTACTAATGCCTCCAGTAAGTGCTACAATATAAGTCATACTATTTTAAATTTTCATGGTTAGTATTTTATGTTTAAATTAGGACGATCATTTTATGAGAATTGAAGAAGATATTAAATTAGGTTTTAAAGATGTATTAATTAGACCGAAACGTTCTATATTAAAAAGTCGTTCTCAAGTTAATCTTGCGCGTTGTTTTTCTTTTAAATATTCCGCTAGTATATGGTCTGGCATACCTATTATTGCAGCAAATATGGATACAATAGGTACATTTGAAATGGTCAAATCTTTATCGAAATTTAATATATTAACCGCAGTTCATAAATATTACTCTTTTGAAGAGTGGAAAAATTTTGTCTGTTTATCTTCTAAAGAGATATTAAATCATGTAATTGTGTCAATTGGAACTTCTAATATAGACTTTTTAAAAATTAAAAAAATTTTTTTATTATCTTCTGAATTAAAATATATTTGTATTGATGTTGCCAATGGTTATTCTGAACACATTGTTTCTTTCTTAAAATTAGTAAGAGATTATTTTCCTGATAAAATTATTTGCGCAGGAAATGTCGTTACAGGTGAAATGGTTGAAGAATTAATACTTTCTGGAGCTGATATAGTTAAAGTCGGAATTGGTCCAGGTTCTGTATGTACTACACGAGTTAAAACTGGAGTGGGTTATCCTCAGCTTTCAGCAATTATAGAATGTGCGGATGCAGCACATGGTTTGAATGGACAAATTATTAGTGATGGAGGTTGTACTGTTTCTGGAGATATAGCTAAAGCTTTTGGAGGCGGTGCAGATTTTGTCATGTTAGGAGGAATGCTATCAGGTCATAAAGAATGCTCAGGAGATATAATTGAAGAAAAGTCAAAAAAATATATGATTTTTTATGGAATGAGCTCCGTTTCTGCAATGCAGCGTTATGAAGGAAAAATTGCAGGATATCGTGCATCTGAAGGAAAAACAGTAAAAATACCATTTCGTGGTGGTGTAGATAGTACTATACGTGATATTTTAGGCGGTTTACGTTCTTCTTGTACCTATGTCGGTGCAGAAAAATTAAAGGAACTAACGAAAAGAACTACATTTATACGAGTCACTGAGCAAGAAAATTGTATATTTAATGCTTTTAAAGAATAAATAATATTTATTATAAACATTTTACATTTTAAAATCAATAAAATTAATTATACTTATATATATATTTAATTTTATTGATTTTTTTTAGATGTTTATGATTTTTTTAAAAAAATATAAGAGCATTCACAATAAAATTTTTTTAAAGTTAAAAAATAATTGTAATAATTTTTTAGATGAAATATTAATCTAATCGTTAAATATATATAATGTATAAGGAATTTATACCATGTCAGAAAATTTATATAATGACGTGGATCCAATTGAAACTCGTGATTGGGTGCAAGCTATTGAATCTGTTATTCGCCGAGAAGGTCATAAAAGAGCACATTTTTTGATTGAACAAGTTTTAAAAACTGCAAAAATAAATAGAAAAGAATTTTTTAGGTCCTCTTTTACTAGTGATTATATTAATACTATTTCTAGAGAAGATGAATATGAGTATCCTGGAAATCTTATTTTAGAAAAGCGTATTCGTTCAGCTATTCGTTGGAATGCCATCATGATGGTGCTGCGTGCATCAAAAAAAAATTTGGAATTAGGTGGTCATTTATCATCTTTTCAGTCTTCTGCTACAATATACGAAGTGTGTTTTAATCATTTTTTCCAAGCTAAAAATCATAAAGATGGAGGTGATTTAGTTTATTTCCAGGGTCATATTTCACCTGGAATTTATGCTCGCTCTTTTTTAGAAGGACGTTTATCCGAAGAACAGATTGATAATTTTAGACAAGAAGTTGATGGAATAGGCTTATCTTCTTATCCGCATCCTAAGCTAATGCCAAATTTTTGGCAATTTCCTACTGTATCTATGGGTTTAGGACCACTTTGTGCTATTTATCAAGCAAAATTTTTAAAATATTTGCATAATCGAGAATTAAAAAATACCTCAAAACAAATAGTTTATGCTTTTTTAGGTGATGGTGAGATGGATGAACCTGAATCTAAAGGCGCTATTTCTATAGCAGTTCGTGAAAAATTAGATAATTTAATATTTATAATCAATTGTAATTTACAAAGATTAGATGGTCCAGTAGTTGGAAATGGAAAAATTGTAAATGAATTAGAAAGTTTTTTCTATGGCGCAGGGTGGAAAGTTATAAAAGTTATATGGGGGAGTAGATGGGATTGTTTATTAAAAAAAGATACATCTGGCAAACTGATTCAGTTAATGAATGAAACAGTTGATGGAGACTATCAGACTTTTAAATCTAAAGATGGTGCGTATGTTCGTAAGTATTTTTTTGGGAAATATAAAGAAACATACGACTTAGTTAAAGACATGACTGATGAAGAAATATGGAAACTTAACAGAGGTGGACATGATCCTAAAAAAATGTTTAATGCTTTAAAAAAAGCAAAAGAAACAAAATATAAACCAACAGTAATTCTAGCACATACTGTGAAAGGATATGGAATGGGAGTAATAGCAGAAGGTAAAAATATTGCTCATCAAATAAAGAAAATAAATATCAATGGAATAATACACATTCGAGATCGTTTTAATATCCCTGTATCAAATGATGAAATAAATAAATTACCATATGTAACTTTTAAAAAAAATTCTGAAGAATATTGTTACATACATTCGCAACGAAAAAAATTAGGTGGTTATATTCCCTTTCGTTTATCCAGTTTTACTGGAAAATTGATTTTACCAAAATTAATAGATTTTCAATCATTATTAGAAGAGCAAAAAAAAGATATCTCTACAACTGTAGCTTTTATACGTGTGTTAAATATTATTTTAAAAAATAATTCTATTAAACACTTAATAGTACCAATTATTGCGGATGAAGCTCGTACTTTTGGAATGGAAGGATTATTTCGTAAAATTGGGATTTATAGTTCTAGTGGTCAAAAGTATACTCCTCAGGATCGAGAACAATTAGCATACTATAAAGAAGAAAAAAAAGGTCAAATATTACAAGAAGGAATAAACGAATTAGGTGCAGCTTCATCTTGGTTAGCAGCAGCTACTTCTTATAGCACTAATGATTTTCCTATGATTCTTTTTTATATTTATTATTCAATATTTGGTTTTCAGAGAATAGGAGATTTGTTTTGGGCGGCTGGAGATCAACAAGCAAGAGGTTTTTTAATTGGTGGAACTTCTGGAAGAACTACTTTAAATGGTGAGGGATTGCAACATGAAGATGGACATAGTCATATACAATCCTTGACTATTCCTAATTGCATATCTTATGATCCTGCTTTTGCTTATGAAGTTGCTGTAATTATTCAAGA is a genomic window of Buchnera aphidicola str. APS (Acyrthosiphon pisum) containing:
- the mrcB gene encoding penicillin-binding protein 1B translates to MFFNFKKYFLIKVFFFVLILTLCYGLYLYVKINRFINGKVWNFPTSIYGRIVNLEPGNSYSQKEVLHLLKSTMYRKVDLVMLPGEYSIKNNTIEFIRRAFDFPDIREDEFHARLYFNKDTLVKIKNIDNNHDFSFFRLEPKLIAMLKSPEAKKRMFIPRNQYPEMLVKTLLAIEDKYFYEHDGIHLSSIGRAFLVNLMAGRTIQGGSTLTQQLIKNLFLTNTRSILRKINEIYMALILDRFYTKDRILELYLNEVYLGQDGDEQIRGFPLASIYYFGRPINELNLEQYALLVGMVKGASLYSPWTNPNLALKRRNLVLFLLYKQKYITRKIYKDLCKRSLNVQPKGNIISSHPSFIQLVCEEFHKKIYNPIKNFPGTKIFTTLDYTSQNAVEQAVKIEIPILKRKKRLKDLEVAMIVIDRFTGEVQALIGSSKPEFNGYNRALKTRRSIGSLSKPITYLTALSQPEKYHLNTWISNYPLSIKLDSGQYWTPKNNNFSFSKKVLLLDALIHSINIPTVNLSINIGLKKLVDSWLLLGISKKYITPLPSISLGAINLTPFEIAQVFQIIGSGGYKSSLSSVRSIISDDGKVLYQNLPQSIHIESSEASYLTLYGMQQVVKSGTAKSLGTIFKEFSLAGKTGTTNNLVDNWFVGIDGKQIVITWIGRDNNHTTRLYSSSGAMQIYKRYLQYQRPVPLVLKAPNNINMFYINNLGELFCKKNNQHNRMLPIWSIKNKKICNDKLSERFSIKKKKNFLFWLKNLF
- the panB gene encoding 3-methyl-2-oxobutanoate hydroxymethyltransferase, yielding MESITISQLKNWKINKKKFAAITAYDFSFSRLFSNCGIPVILIGDSLGMTIQGHTSTLPVKIEDIAYHTKAVRKGAPNTFLISDLPFMSYYDTKQALKNTAKIIRSGANMIKMEGGKWLIEIIRELSNRLILICGHIGLIPQSFHYLGGYKVQGRKENDANKLIDEALLLEESGINMLILECIPEKLAKKITESLSIPVIGIGSGKNTDGQILVMHDLLGITEGKTPSFTKNFLSESDSIQKAIQKYIYEVEHSIYPSKKHSF
- the truA gene encoding tRNA pseudouridine(38-40) synthase TruA, with the protein product MVAKNVKTFALGVEYDGSYYHGWQRQKILPSIQEEIEKALSIIANHKIDVVCAGRTDAGVHSIGQVIHFKTTANRKKSSWSIGVNSYLSENISVVWVKEVTENFHARYSAITRSYRYIIYNYSLRSAIFQTKLNHIYRKLNVDKMNFEAQFLLGEHDFTSFRALGCQSHSPWRNITKLNVFRFHNWVVVDITANSFLHHMVRNIVGSLIEVGISKKKEYWIKDLLEKKDRSHAGATAPAKGLYLVYVEYPLHFNLPRSAYTSIFFK
- the panC gene encoding pantoate--beta-alanine ligase produces the protein MHIIKTIKVLYKEIKILKKSNKKIGLVPTMGNLHDGHIKLILLAKKYSDIIIVSIFINPMQFDNLSDLKNYPKTFMKDSIILKKYHVDILFFPHINEIYPNGIEHQTFVEVIKLSKILEGQSRPGHFRGVTTIITKLFNFIQPDFAFFGEKDYQQLLIIKILVKELNYMIKIISLPTIRLKNGLALSSRNNYLSSQENEIAPYLYKIIKKTCEKIIKEDDNIRPKIIHESKILLIKKGFSVDIFDIYDYKNLEHPSKKVKKVILLASVWLGNTRLIDNKKIILNY
- the secA gene encoding preprotein translocase subunit SecA, which gives rise to MLIQFLTKIFSNHNNRILKKFKKIVLSVNKLEKNFEKLSDKELQAQTELFRLRLRNGETLDDILPEAFALVREASKRVFSMRHFDVQILGGIALNKQCIAEMRTGEGKTLTSTLPAYLNALNGKGVHIVTMNDYLARRDAEKNTPLFEFLGLTVGLNLSEMSFFSKRKAYLSDITYGTNNEYGFDYLRDNMVFSPEERVQRKLNYALVDEVDSILIDEARTPLIISGPSEDSSELYKEINKIVPFLNSQKKEDSDIFCGTGDFSIDEKSKQIYLTERGLIKVEKILFDKKLMNTGESLYSSNNIILMHHVLSALRAHKLFVRNVDYLVKDNSVIIVDEHTGRTMPGRRWSDGLHQAIEAKENVSIKNENQTLASITFQNYFRLYEKIAGMTGTAETESFEFNSIYNLDTIVIPTNRKMIRKDFPDLVYMTEKEKINAIIQDIQKCIKLNQPVLVGTVSIEKSEIISKELLKLNINHNVLNAKFHAKEAEIIAQAGKPGSITIATNMAGRGTDIVLGGNLEVELNKYKNITSRKIEEIKKKWQSEHDLVVSAGGLHIIGTERHESRRIDNQLRGRSGRQGDTGSSRFYLSMEDSLMRIFASDKIVHMMKKLGLAFNEAIEHSWVTKAIENAQKKVENRNFDIRKQLLEYDDVINEQRSAIYSQRNKLIDARDIKLMIYDIFKDVLKKNIILYIPKNTFHDKWNITDLKDKLNIDFYLNAPILDWINIEPNLTDKKIIKRIIDFARINYKNKEILIGSNNMRIIEKIIMLQTLDSLWKEHLAAVDYLRQGIHLRGYAQKDPKQEYKRESFNMFSSMLELLKFEVVSFLSRINSSYAKKYIDLNKHLVITHNNTMKISRNSPCLCGSGKKYKYCHGSL
- the dksA gene encoding RNA polymerase-binding protein DksA produces the protein MEKEKNKKTSSLNVLSIAGLQPYQKKIDEEYMNKDQILHFYKILETWKTQLQDEINHTLLYIQDNATNFPDPIDRATQEEEFSLDLRNRDRSRKLIKKIEITLKKIKEKDFGYCNSCSVEIGIRRLEARPTADLCIDCKTLAEIREKQMTG